Genomic segment of Rana temporaria chromosome 12, aRanTem1.1, whole genome shotgun sequence:
gtgctaaaaaaatgcactgtcaatatactaatgacactggaagggaaggtgtaacggtatggcctgtgggacccagagacttttgaaggatgcggggtactcctgtgccagcttcaccaatgactcttgtgtctagggtcatcctatgtccaataggggcataggatgactgagaaatatctcggattacatgagatgggacagtaatgataattcatgtattgcaggatatcttgaaatattacaggtggttaattctgaccccaacaggtcaatagcagagtgactcattcatgtggggacacatagactgttgaggtgctaagtctacctgtagtgatgaaagctgtgattgcattctattgtctattgtgttaattaagcctggttcctaagatatttcatggtgctatgctaactaaccctgtattatgtgaaagttctattgatgctaatatgtgttgtgagttaacgcactctaaaagtcatgatgtctgccatgtcagctatagtaattgattcatgtagattcggtgccagaaagtctgtctaagatgtggattgagggagactcgttaagcacccattgtgtgatgttgtgggtggagtgtgtaaTTGTCCCTGtaattactgcagcatgctttgtaactgtatataaccagctgagtttaccattaaagttttcattcgtttgaaccagagacagagctgtgtgtctcgtccttctggggaattctcatggatcgtgtctgctggattgtggagtgtcggataagctgtcgtgggttggtggaatggaatatcgtaaacggtgttaacccctgaccgttacagaagGGTTAACATCGGGGTTatcaaaaggttaaatgtgttccctgggagtgcttttTTACCTGGAGGGGGATGCTTTGACTGGGCGAACACAGGGAGTTGTGTTGCTGTTTGCAGCAACACAAGATCCCCATCTTCCCCTCTGACAGAGTGGTgatctgccttatttacatagaCAGACCATCATTCTGTCTGCCTCGGGAATGATCGGCTGGTTCTGGCAGACATCAGGTCCACTGGACCCATTTATTGGttaccgctgtgtccaatcacaacggGAGCGGGACTCTGGAGGCACGGGCGCCCAAGTCCTGAAGAAAGAAATcactgccgcagtatatgtacctggagtggtccttaaccacttgacgaccagctgccgcagttttactgcagcagcATTGCATGGCTGGAAGAAACGTTATGTTGCGTCGCtttgccctgtggccactaggggtgctGTTCGTCTCCGGagctgatgcgagtgcctggcgggtgcGATGACCGCTGGGTGccggcgatcgctcgtgacacagTGAGAACTGGACTCTGTGTGTGTAAATCCAGCAGAGgaaggcatggaggaggaggaggagatggtggAGCTGACAGATCTCACATCATCACCCCCAGCTGTATGGAGACGTGGCAGCAAAACAAGCTCCAGCACTGagacctgtcctgcatccttcctagctgcaagcagagttacccagtgtgctgtgaatgaaattgtccctgaccatgcttgctggaccacgagTCAGAAGTAAGGTGGACCTTGTGGCTGACTGCTTTGCCCAACGATACCAAAACATTGCGTTCCACGTGGTGATGgtacagagctggaatggccttatgtaaaaataaatagcaACTAGGAACCTGCcactgtggtacagcacattctgcaaattcatgAAATACTGAGCTGTCCTTACAGTTTTGTTTGCCATTGTCTGATAACCCAATAAATAACACTATGTACCTAAATACATCCTGTGTCCCCAAATGTACTGTTCAGAAgttggatttttgtacttaccatAAAATCCATTTTTTTGTAGTTAATTGAGTGCACAGGTCCCACCCCTCCGTGTCTATGATCATGCTCTTTGTACTGCTTTACACAAACCTGAGGCATGTTGGGAGTAAGTGTTATATCGGGTAGACACTATTTTTTGGTTTCCAGTGTTCTACACCTCCCATAATAGCACTATAACCCAACAATATGTGAACCCGTGTCCCTCAATGAACTACAAGAAATGGACTTTagggtacaaaaatcctattattttggTGAATAACACTACATTTGGCATAGGTACAGTGTGACCATCATCAGTTACTTCAAAATCAGAATCATCAATTACAAGATCCTGGGCTACTTACCTGGCCTGACGCCCCCTGACGTGTGCTTGAACAACAGTGATCTTGCGCCGATAAACCTGAAAATTTTTGCGGTTAAGAAACCCTCTAAGATTTTTCTGTAGAGTGAGAGCTGCAAAGCTCTGGAGTTCTTCCCATTTCTTCCTTAGTACTACCCGGCCTTGCTCCTTTAGGAACACCTGCATAATATACACTCTTTTAGTCTTGTCACTGTTTAGGCACACTTCTTTTTGCATATATAGGGGTTCTGCAATAACTTTTGGCAAATAAGGACATGTATGGTGTCTGTATAATCTGTCTTACTGTACAGGGCACTCTAGAACAAGAAAACCACTCAGGACCATTGATATGAACACACAAGAGAACAATATGATTCTCTATGGCAGCGGTTTAACAACAGCTATAGCTGCCCACTGTAACAGGCGCTCTCTgtcgccgtattgcgttccacgctagATGCACTGCACATGTCTTCCTCCTATAAAGAAGACAGCGTGCATAGTACACGCCgtcctattattgtcggccgtagccggcttgGCTACAAACAAAGTACAGCTACTATCTATCCCTAAAACTTGAAACCGTCTCACACCTTGATCTACGCGGGCAAACTCACTACAGTTGCTGCGGACACCCCAAGATatcccccaccaggagaccctgcACTACAGAATCCCAAGGCTGCTGCAATATTTGCCTACTGGATAACACTcatccctgcaaacggataagtagcattaCTACGTTACAATTATTGCTGTACAATTACCCGGGTTCACATATACCTtattctaagtactgtatttgaattTGCTTTTACCTTATACTACAGTACTGCTTGGCATTACTTGACTGCTGTGCTAAATCTTGAAGGGACATACACTTTATAACCATCTGAGCTATAGTTGCCTCTCTCAAAGTATATGCcaattgcatacagtattttcatatgctacgtgcttgacattcgtTGTTACTTGTACACGGGCTTCCGCCCTAAAATAATGTTCATTATACGTTTTTTCTCGCTAAGGATAGAAGGTGTagtataccttctcccttagtagctcaatgcatttgTGTAAGTCAGTGATATGATgcagtgaacccccaaactcttattctcttattagagtgacgcctggggtctaaTACCGATAATCACTTGGCATACTGAAGTTCATTGAAATCCGTTACTTGATCTACTTGTGCTATGCTCACTGTAACCTTTCTAGGCTAAGGCTTGAcggtatgttgtaatacctccacccttaAGTAGCTCAATTCTTTTCTTTATGGgaatgatatgatgtagagaacccccaaactcttgttctctgattagagtgatgcctggggtccaatactgataatcacttggcaTACAGACGTGCATAGAAATCTTCCCttaaaccgcagttgtggttcactctcattCATCTTAGTTTGTGACACCCACCTGCCTGCTATGGGGCCCTGGTGGGCAGTGAGGGGTTAGTTACTAGGGTTGTAAGTTAAAGCTGACGACTCACCATACCAACAGACACTGTCAGATTGGCAGTTTTTCTACTGACCACAAATAAAGGGGGCATCCTACCACTAACTACCAATTtaatggggcactcttcctcccactattTACTAATGTAAACATGGAAAAATTTAAGCTGATATATGTCCTGCCTACCACTGATAACTGATAAATCAGGGCATTTATCCACTAACCatgaatgtaagggggcacttctcCACCAATGTAattcaggtacgttgctttgcggatcacgggtacagtcttagaggacaaatcggttccacactggatttagcaaccaccggataggcccactctcactgacctagcagccggtgcgaagctcgttcaaagtctctgccacagacttgatgagtgtcgtTGGGTCGTTAAACtgccctctgccacaggattgtacccaagttgattgatcaatcaacttggaacATTCAGGCTGCCCACTAACAGAAACTGGCCAAACCGGCCAAGATTTGAGCCGTGTACGGCTGGCCTAAGTAGCAGTGACACCAATAAGCGATTAGCAGTAACATGAGTTATGTTTTGATGTAAATATTAGGTTTTTAAAGTTACACTTAATGTTAATAGATAAGACTACATAGTTCATCCGGCCCCCATGTTTCTGCTAGGGATATACAAGCTGCCAGTACAGTTGTACAGTTGCAATGTCTGCTAACTTTCTATCCAAAAGAACAACAGGCATTTCTGAAACCAAAATGACATCACTTTCCATTACCTTAGAGATGCCAATTTGATATAACGATGACGAGCCACCAAATGTTTTGTTGAGAACAGCAGCGCAGCATTCTCTGTCATCAGGAAAAGAGATGACTTTCTCCACCAGATGACCATATCTGAAAGATAAAATTGTGATCTCAGACAACATGATGTCATTAGCATGAGTCCAAAGGTCAGAATACCTGTGGTTCTTACCTGTTCACAAATTCTTTAAATGGGATACGGATCGGATAGCCATCTTTCATTAACTGTACGGCTTCTAGCATGCCTGAGTTCCTCAGCTGGGAGCTTACAAACTCCACATCAAATATACCTGGAAGCTAAAACAACATGACACGAATGTGATAAATAATTGATCACCAGCACACACCACACAATACACTGATATTAAATAtgaaaatatattataatttattaaaataaaataatgctcTATCAGTTCCAGGGTGTGGTGCTAAAAGCATGACTATAAGTAACATCCTTTTCTACAGATTAGAACACTACAAGCCTAGATTCCACTCTGCAACTGTGGGAAGCAAAAGGTTGCACTTTAGATGTAGTATTTGCTTCCCAGTGGTGCTGCCTTCTTCATTGTAACACATGtatagtgccttgcaaaagtattcacctccCTTAGCATTTTTCGTCTTTTGttacctcacaacctggaatgaaCATGGATTGTTTAAGGATTTGCACCATTTAACCAGTTAACGACCGTTTCCggtacattggcagaatggcatggctgcgcgtgaccctgccgcaagctccgtgactgtgcccgcaggacccgcggactcgatgtccgccggtgtcctgcgattgggacacagagctgcagaacagggagaggcaagtgtaaacatgcatctcctcgttgtgcctagtgacaatgtcactgatcgtctgctccctctcatcgggagcagtgatcagtaacGTGTCACTCGTagacacgccccctaacagttagaatcactcactaggacgcacttaaccctttcagtgccacctagtggttaaccccttcactgccagtgtcatttttacagtaatcagtgcatttttatagcactgatctctgtaaaaatgacaatggtcctaaaaatgtgtcaaaagtgtccgatgtgtccgcgatacagtcgcagtcatgaaaaaaatcactgatcaccaccattactagtaaaaaaatatataataataaaaatgccataaaactacccctattttgtagatgctatgacttttgcgcaaaccaatcaataaacgcttattgtgatgtttttaccaaaaatatgtagaagaatacatatcggccaaaactgtggacattttttttttttttatagatttttgggggatatttattgtagcaaaaagtaaaaaatattacatttttttcaaaattgtcgctctatttttatttatagcgaaaaaaataaaaaccgcagaggtgatcaaataccaccaaaagaaagctctatttgtggtaaaaaacggacatcaattttgtttgggagccacgtcaccagaccgcgcaattgttatttaaagggacacagtgccgaatcgcaaaaagtgctctggtctttgggcaacgaaatggtccggggcttaagtggttaatttacagaacatgcccacaactttgaagatgttttttttattgtgaagcaaacaacaaataggacaaaataacagaaaaattccatgtgcataactattcacccccctggccactctgccataaagcccaacggcttattgtcgtcctatgtactctgctgtggaactctgcagctcctccagggttaccttaggtctctgtgctgcctctctgattaatgcccttctTGCCCGGTCagtgagttttggtgtgtggccgtctcttggcaggtttgcggttgtgccatgttctttccatttggttataatAGATTTGacggtgctcctagggatcatcaaagatttggatatttttttataacctaaccctgacttgtacttctcaacaacattgtccctcacttgtttggagagttccttggtcttcattgcAGGTTTGGATAGTGATGCCTTTtgtagcctctggggcctttcaatatggtgtgtctatgtaatgacagatcatgtgacacctagattgcacacaggtgattggttgcaccagagctttttatgggcttcataacaaagggggtgaatacatacgcacatgccaattattagttttttatttctgaaaaatagttttatgtgtaTGATTTTCCAACTTAGACTAttttgttctgatccatcacatataattcaaataaaaataacattgaactaaaggctgtaatgtaacaaaagaggt
This window contains:
- the LOC120918350 gene encoding unconventional myosin-XV-like: MLDVFLSPSENDHQDTEGEHRLQYKPDRVSNFTPPHSKLRKNGFGNTLPGIFDVEFVSSQLRNSGMLEAVQLMKDGYPIRIPFKEFVNRYGHLVEKVISFPDDRECCAAVLNKTFGGSSSLYQIGISKVFLKEQGRVVLRKKWEELQSFAALTLQKNLRGFLNRKNFQVYRRKITVVQAHVRGRQARRRYRRLKYNRVQFGAVLLISRISSIHRRICQVSQAVILYLQGTPPIFLVRHSPAI